The following DNA comes from Deltaproteobacteria bacterium.
TCTGTTGACAAAGCGGACATCGGCCCGCCCGAGATCAGCTAGACCACGAATTTGCTTGGGATTTCCCCGGGCCACTACCAAGCCCTGTTCACGGTGCACCAGGTTTACCAGACGCACATCCATCCCCGGCAGGTAGCGCTGGATGTAAGAGACATTGTATTCCCCAGTTTCTGTGTCGAGCAGGTGGCAGCCAGCCAGATGGGCATTCCCTTTGCGCAGCGCCAACAAGCCACCGAGACTTCCCACATTGCTGGAGGCCAGAGTGACGTCAGGGTGATATTTCCTCAGTAGATTTGTGATCAGATCGAGAGTCATGTCATGGCTCCCCACCACCACCAGAGTGCGATCTATGGTCTCTCTGGGAGTGAGCAGGACTACAGGCTGACTCTCGTCTTCAGAGACTCCCTCTACTGTATCTGCTATGCGCAGAAACCCTGCCGCCCGCGTCAGAGAAGTGATGGAGCCGGCTCCCCTGGCCAGGGGTGTGGCCACCAGTTTTTTCCCCACGCGACCTACCTGCACTCTGACAAATTCTTCCACCCCGAGTTTAGAAGGGATTTTCTGGCAGGGATGGGCCTCCACCTTATCGGCCTCGGGTTCCACCAGGCCCTGCATTCTGTAGAGCAAAGGCCGGACAAATTGTTCCAGGCTGATTACAGCTGACACGGGATAGCCAGGATTCCCCACCACGGGCACGGAATTCACCTCACCCAGGACAGTCGGTTTGCCTGGCATTATGGCCACCCCGTGGACCAGCACTTCTCCCAGCTCGGCAATGAGGTTTGCCGTGTGATCTTCAGAGCCAGCCGAGGAGCCGGCATTGACCAGCACAATATGGTAATCGCCCTGCACCGCATCCAGAATAGCCTGCCGCAGCTGCTCGGGCTCATCAGGCACAATTTCATGCCTATGGCAGATTGCCCCCCATTGGCGCAGCAGATGTACCAGAACCCATGAGTTGAACTCCACCACCTTGCCTGCTGGTGGAGCCTTTACTCCCTCGAGATGCTGCACATCCACAAGTTCGTCACCAGTGGGAATCACCAGCACTCTGGGAATCTGCTTTACCGCTACTTCCAACACGCCGGCTCCCAGCATTGCCCCCACTTCTGCAGGGGTGATGAGGTGGTTTTGCGGCAGCAGCAGTTCAGTGGCAACTATGTCTTCACCCACCTTGCGCACATATTGCCAGGGAAAGGCGGCTGCCTGTATTTCCACGGTGTCAGGATCCAGCTGATGCAGCTGTTCCACCAT
Coding sequences within:
- a CDS encoding molybdopterin biosynthesis protein, translated to MARRIYLKMKSLQEAVEIFLGHWDLSTMLSVEKIATTESAGRVTAAPVFARFSVPTFHSAAMDGIALEAKRTFGAAPEKPIRLKLGVDAFWVNTGQCLPPGTNSVIMVEQLHQLDPDTVEIQAAAFPWQYVRKVGEDIVATELLLPQNHLITPAEVGAMLGAGVLEVAVKQIPRVLVIPTGDELVDVQHLEGVKAPPAGKVVEFNSWVLVHLLRQWGAICHRHEIVPDEPEQLRQAILDAVQGDYHIVLVNAGSSAGSEDHTANLIAELGEVLVHGVAIMPGKPTVLGEVNSVPVVGNPGYPVSAVISLEQFVRPLLYRMQGLVEPEADKVEAHPCQKIPSKLGVEEFVRVQVGRVGKKLVATPLARGAGSITSLTRAAGFLRIADTVEGVSEDESQPVVLLTPRETIDRTLVVVGSHDMTLDLITNLLRKYHPDVTLASSNVGSLGGLLALRKGNAHLAGCHLLDTETGEYNVSYIQRYLPGMDVRLVNLVHREQGLVVARGNPKQIRGLADLGRADVRFVNR